The following proteins are encoded in a genomic region of Micrococcaceae bacterium Sec5.8:
- a CDS encoding ABC transporter ATP-binding protein — protein MSELLPAREPKRKLALRPYARAVAQVLRVSFRASPAAVVMKVVGSLISALLPLVTTYFAALTTTALAAAYAGNAAAGQQAVVYVVITAALGLFWGAFSSVDRYIQQLMSFKVGAIVGDLMYERFLALEFWRYDDKETVDLYDRAKRFSDSYARVLDRIAAIFTQLVSVLLAIGALLLVSWWIAVIVLVAIVPSVYLQFKLSREQIAHWNTQIDSRRQRRMIETNLLRPQHIAEMRLYGIVGYLMGLRSRLRDADERRRLDFQKRYIPKQLAADALQYGAEVVSLIWVVGQIIARAQPVGQFLYVQQIVSRALSTANSLVSSLSSIDEDLANLKDYELFMALPVRSEHAPPLLQAPAVVELREIRFTYTGSELEVIKGITLTIREGQHIAIVGENGAGKSTLIRILAGLYRPDSGQVLLDGVDLAAVDVKSWHRHLAVLSQEFLKYEFATAAENIFFGDVDTPRDDDRIRRAASDAEALEFITKLPNGLDNHVSNWMEDPRGRKGSGLSGGQWQRLAMARNFYRNAPFMVMDEPTSAIDALAEHRIFTRLFADRSSTIIAISHRLATIEKADIVYMLEDGRVVEQGTHKELVALRGRYFRMFESQLAVDDAEGR, from the coding sequence ATGTCCGAACTCCTGCCTGCGCGTGAGCCCAAACGCAAACTGGCGCTGCGGCCCTACGCCCGGGCCGTGGCCCAGGTGCTGCGCGTTAGCTTCCGGGCCTCGCCCGCCGCCGTCGTGATGAAAGTTGTCGGCTCGCTGATTTCGGCACTGTTGCCGCTGGTCACCACGTATTTCGCCGCCCTGACCACCACGGCCCTCGCGGCCGCCTACGCGGGTAACGCCGCGGCGGGGCAGCAGGCTGTTGTTTACGTCGTTATCACGGCCGCGCTGGGGCTGTTCTGGGGCGCCTTCAGCAGTGTGGACCGGTACATCCAGCAGCTCATGAGTTTCAAAGTCGGCGCGATCGTGGGCGACCTCATGTACGAGCGCTTTCTGGCCCTGGAGTTCTGGCGGTACGACGACAAGGAAACGGTGGACCTGTACGACCGGGCCAAGCGCTTCTCCGATTCCTACGCCCGGGTCCTGGACCGGATCGCGGCCATCTTCACCCAGCTGGTCTCGGTCCTGCTCGCCATCGGCGCCCTGCTGCTGGTCAGCTGGTGGATCGCCGTGATCGTCCTCGTCGCGATCGTGCCCAGCGTCTACCTGCAGTTCAAGCTGTCCCGCGAGCAGATCGCGCACTGGAACACCCAGATCGATTCGCGCCGGCAGCGGCGGATGATCGAGACTAACCTCCTGCGGCCCCAGCACATTGCGGAGATGCGCCTCTACGGGATCGTCGGATACCTGATGGGGCTGCGTTCCCGGCTTCGTGACGCGGATGAGCGCCGCCGCCTGGATTTCCAGAAGCGCTACATTCCCAAGCAGCTCGCCGCGGACGCCCTGCAGTACGGCGCGGAGGTGGTCTCGCTGATCTGGGTGGTCGGGCAGATCATCGCCCGGGCCCAGCCGGTGGGCCAGTTCCTCTACGTCCAGCAGATTGTCAGCCGCGCCCTGTCCACCGCCAACAGCCTGGTCTCCTCCCTGAGCTCCATCGATGAGGACCTCGCCAACCTCAAGGACTATGAGCTGTTCATGGCGCTGCCGGTGCGCTCCGAGCACGCGCCGCCGCTGCTGCAGGCGCCGGCGGTCGTAGAACTGCGCGAGATCCGCTTCACCTACACCGGCAGCGAACTCGAAGTCATTAAGGGCATCACGCTGACCATCCGCGAGGGCCAGCACATCGCTATCGTGGGGGAGAACGGCGCCGGAAAGTCCACCCTCATCCGCATCCTCGCAGGGCTCTACCGCCCGGACTCCGGGCAGGTGCTGCTCGACGGCGTGGACCTCGCCGCCGTCGACGTGAAGTCCTGGCACCGCCACCTGGCGGTGCTCAGCCAGGAGTTCCTGAAGTACGAGTTCGCCACCGCGGCGGAGAACATCTTCTTCGGCGACGTTGACACTCCGCGCGACGACGACCGGATCCGCCGGGCCGCGTCCGACGCCGAGGCCCTCGAGTTCATCACCAAGCTGCCCAACGGCCTGGACAACCACGTCAGCAACTGGATGGAGGATCCCCGCGGGCGCAAGGGCAGCGGCCTGTCCGGCGGCCAGTGGCAGCGGCTCGCGATGGCCCGGAACTTTTACCGCAACGCCCCGTTCATGGTCATGGACGAGCCGACGTCGGCGATCGACGCCCTGGCCGAGCACCGGATCTTCACCAGGCTCTTCGCTGACCGCAGCAGCACGATCATCGCCATCAGCCACCGCCTCGCGACGATCGAGAAGGCGGACATCGTCTACATGCTGGAGGACGGGCGGGTGGTGGAGCAGGGCACCCACAAGGAGCTCGTGGCCCTGCGCGGCCGGTACTTCCGGATGTTCGAATCCCAGCTCGCCGTGGACGACGCCGAAGGGCGTTGA
- a CDS encoding SURF1 family protein — protein sequence MLKTALKPRWIAGLVFAIVVSGVFVLLSQWQFGRSTQSEVTVSTATEEPKPLTTVVQPGGFFPGSVADQVVTLTGSYDPQKQILVPGRLHDGAKGYWVVAALAVADAPALTGAGATQQTWIPVARGWVADPADASAPPSGSVELTGRLLPSEAPVPGTDAGPGKASAVSVAELINIWEVSSYPGFVAASSETADGNDVSASASAGAFKPLNIGPQPPAEKVNWLNLFYAAEWVVFAGFALFIWWRLVKDDYRRSLEDALDEDQEAAELYLSEPDPSEPHPTDQHPTEPKVQS from the coding sequence GTGCTGAAAACTGCCCTCAAACCCCGCTGGATCGCAGGACTGGTGTTCGCGATCGTCGTCTCAGGGGTGTTTGTGCTGCTCAGCCAGTGGCAGTTCGGCCGCTCAACGCAATCCGAAGTGACAGTCTCCACCGCGACGGAAGAACCCAAACCCCTGACCACGGTTGTGCAGCCAGGCGGCTTCTTCCCAGGTTCAGTGGCGGACCAGGTGGTCACGCTCACCGGCAGCTACGACCCGCAGAAACAAATCCTGGTTCCGGGGCGCTTGCACGACGGCGCCAAGGGCTACTGGGTAGTTGCCGCCCTGGCTGTGGCGGACGCCCCGGCCCTGACCGGCGCCGGTGCCACGCAGCAGACCTGGATTCCAGTCGCGCGCGGCTGGGTTGCTGACCCCGCGGACGCGTCCGCACCGCCGTCGGGCAGCGTCGAACTGACCGGACGGCTGCTGCCGTCCGAGGCTCCCGTGCCCGGAACCGACGCCGGTCCCGGAAAGGCAAGCGCCGTGTCCGTCGCCGAACTCATCAACATCTGGGAGGTCAGCAGCTATCCGGGCTTTGTCGCAGCGAGCTCCGAGACCGCCGACGGCAACGACGTCAGCGCCAGTGCCTCCGCCGGGGCCTTCAAACCCCTGAATATCGGGCCGCAGCCTCCCGCCGAAAAGGTCAACTGGCTGAACCTCTTCTACGCTGCGGAGTGGGTGGTCTTCGCCGGCTTCGCGCTGTTCATCTGGTGGCGGCTGGTCAAGGATGACTACCGCCGAAGTCTGGAGGACGCCCTCGACGAGGACCAGGAAGCTGCCGAGCTGTATCTGTCCGAACCGGATCCCTCTGAACCGCACCCCACCGACCAGCACCCCACCGAACCGAAAGTGCAATCATGA
- the guaB gene encoding IMP dehydrogenase, translating into MTQPEHDPFGFIGLTYDDVLLLPGHTNVIPSEADTSSRISKRITVNTPLLSAAMDTVTESRMAIAMARQGGLGVVHRNLSIENQADQVDRVKRSESGMITNPLTIGPEATLAELDEICSHYRVSGLPVVDEGMRLLGIVTNRDTRFVPEADFPLRLVSDVMTKMPLVTGHVGISREEASHKLATNKIEKLPLVDEQGRLKGLITTKDFTKAEQYPLATKDDEGRLRVGAAIGFFGDGWERAMALVDAGVDALFVDTANGHSQGVLDMIRRLKSDPVAAHVDIIGGQAATREGAQALIDAGADGIKVGVGPGSICTTRVVAGVGVPQITAIYESAKASIPAGVPLIADGGLQYSGDIGKALVAGADTVMLGSLLAGCDESPGDLIFVNGKQFKLYRGMGSLGAMQTRGKNTSYSKDRYFQADVSGDDKLIPEGIEGRVAYRGPLASVAHQLVGGLRQTMFYTGAPTVPELKARGKFVRITAAGLKESHPHDIQMTVEAPNYGSR; encoded by the coding sequence ATGACCCAGCCCGAACACGATCCCTTCGGCTTTATTGGCCTGACGTACGACGACGTCCTGCTGCTGCCGGGCCACACGAACGTGATCCCGTCCGAGGCCGATACGTCCTCGCGGATCTCCAAGCGCATCACGGTGAACACTCCGCTGCTCTCCGCGGCGATGGATACCGTGACCGAGTCACGGATGGCCATCGCGATGGCCCGCCAGGGCGGCCTCGGCGTGGTGCACCGCAACCTCTCGATCGAAAACCAGGCCGACCAGGTGGACCGGGTCAAGCGCAGCGAGTCCGGCATGATCACGAACCCGCTGACCATCGGCCCTGAAGCCACGCTCGCCGAGCTGGACGAGATCTGCTCGCACTACCGGGTCTCCGGTCTGCCTGTGGTGGACGAGGGCATGCGGCTGCTGGGCATCGTCACCAACCGCGACACCCGCTTCGTGCCGGAGGCGGACTTCCCGCTCCGGCTGGTCAGCGACGTCATGACCAAGATGCCGCTGGTCACCGGCCACGTCGGCATCAGCCGCGAGGAGGCCTCGCACAAGCTCGCGACCAATAAAATTGAGAAACTTCCGCTCGTTGACGAGCAGGGCCGGCTCAAGGGCCTGATCACCACCAAGGACTTCACCAAGGCGGAGCAGTACCCGCTGGCCACCAAGGACGACGAGGGCCGGCTGCGCGTTGGCGCCGCCATTGGCTTCTTCGGTGACGGCTGGGAGCGCGCCATGGCACTTGTTGACGCCGGCGTCGACGCCCTTTTCGTGGACACCGCCAACGGCCACTCCCAGGGTGTGCTGGATATGATCCGCCGGCTCAAGTCCGATCCGGTGGCCGCGCACGTGGACATCATCGGTGGTCAGGCCGCCACCCGCGAAGGTGCCCAGGCGCTCATTGACGCCGGTGCCGACGGTATCAAAGTCGGCGTCGGCCCGGGGTCCATCTGCACCACCCGCGTGGTCGCCGGAGTCGGCGTCCCGCAGATCACCGCCATCTACGAGTCGGCCAAGGCCTCCATCCCGGCCGGTGTCCCGTTGATCGCCGACGGCGGGCTGCAATACTCCGGCGACATCGGCAAGGCCCTGGTCGCCGGAGCCGACACCGTCATGCTCGGGTCCCTCCTGGCCGGCTGTGACGAGTCGCCGGGTGACCTGATCTTCGTGAACGGCAAGCAGTTCAAGCTGTACCGCGGCATGGGGTCGCTGGGAGCCATGCAGACCCGTGGCAAGAACACCTCCTACTCCAAGGACCGTTACTTCCAAGCCGACGTCTCCGGCGACGACAAACTCATCCCGGAAGGCATCGAAGGCCGCGTGGCCTACCGCGGCCCGCTGGCCTCGGTGGCGCACCAGCTGGTGGGCGGCCTCCGCCAGACCATGTTCTACACCGGTGCCCCGACCGTGCCGGAGCTCAAGGCGCGCGGCAAATTCGTCCGGATCACGGCGGCCGGGCTCAAGGAGTCCCATCCGCACGACATCCAGATGACGGTCGAGGCGCCGAACTACGGTTCCCGCTGA
- a CDS encoding GuaB3 family IMP dehydrogenase-related protein produces the protein MTYEIEIGRGKRGRRAYSLDDIAIVPNRRTRDPKDVSVSWQIDAYKFDMPVIAAPMDSAMSPETVIALGRLGGLGVLDLEGLWTRYEDPQAVLDQIGALQDETNSPAVTRRMQELYQAPIQPELITSRLAEIRAAGVTVAGSLTPQRTQEHYKTVVAAGVDIFVIRGTTVSAEHVSKDHEPLNLKQFIYELDVPVIVGGAAGYTPALHLMRTGAAGVLVGFGGGATSTTRRALGIHSPMASAISDVAAARRDYMDESGGRYVHVIADGGMGSSGDMVKAIAMGADAVMLGSALARAEEAPGKGWHWGQEAHHLELPRGDRVNVGTVGPLEEVLFGPGHHTSGTSNLIGALRRSMATTGYSDLKEFQRVDVVVSPYAGN, from the coding sequence GTGACTTACGAGATTGAGATTGGCCGTGGCAAACGTGGGCGTCGTGCCTACTCCCTGGATGACATTGCGATCGTCCCCAACCGACGTACACGTGACCCCAAGGACGTCTCTGTTTCCTGGCAGATCGACGCCTACAAGTTCGATATGCCCGTTATTGCCGCACCCATGGATTCGGCTATGTCGCCGGAGACCGTCATCGCCCTGGGCCGGCTCGGCGGACTCGGCGTTCTGGACCTTGAGGGCCTCTGGACCCGGTACGAGGACCCGCAGGCCGTCCTGGACCAGATCGGTGCGCTCCAGGATGAGACCAACAGCCCCGCTGTTACCCGGCGTATGCAGGAGCTGTACCAGGCCCCGATCCAGCCGGAACTCATTACGTCCCGCCTCGCGGAGATCCGCGCCGCGGGCGTCACCGTTGCGGGCTCCCTGACCCCGCAACGGACCCAGGAGCACTACAAGACCGTCGTGGCGGCCGGCGTTGACATCTTCGTGATCCGTGGCACCACGGTCTCGGCCGAGCACGTCTCGAAAGACCACGAGCCGCTGAACCTTAAACAGTTCATCTACGAACTCGACGTCCCCGTGATTGTCGGCGGGGCTGCCGGCTACACCCCGGCCCTGCACCTGATGCGCACCGGCGCCGCCGGTGTCCTGGTCGGTTTCGGCGGAGGCGCCACCAGCACCACCCGGCGCGCCCTCGGCATCCACTCGCCCATGGCGTCCGCCATCTCCGACGTCGCCGCCGCCCGCCGCGACTACATGGATGAATCCGGCGGACGTTACGTCCATGTGATCGCCGACGGCGGCATGGGGTCCTCCGGCGACATGGTCAAGGCCATCGCCATGGGCGCCGACGCCGTCATGCTCGGCAGCGCCCTGGCCCGCGCCGAGGAAGCCCCGGGCAAGGGCTGGCACTGGGGCCAGGAAGCGCACCACCTTGAACTTCCCCGCGGCGACAGGGTCAACGTCGGCACGGTGGGACCGCTGGAGGAGGTCCTCTTCGGGCCGGGCCACCACACGAGCGGAACGTCGAACCTGATCGGTGCGCTGCGCCGTTCCATGGCCACCACCGGCTATTCGGACCTCAAGGAATTCCAGCGCGTCGACGTCGTCGTCTCGCCCTACGCCGGGAACTGA
- a CDS encoding DUF3817 domain-containing protein yields the protein MIEPQPAVQPQQSNVPGGGRGKKRRFGGTEAQIRSALKFYKVLAYLTGSMLLLLCAELIARYVFGQYLFAGGTNAVTGEAFGFGFADAEPPGVVGGVNLSITVLIVHGWMYVVYLMSNFRLWSLMRWPFAKMIILALGGVVPFLSFFVEKKFHAEVEAELAANPQAPQRY from the coding sequence ATGATCGAGCCCCAGCCGGCCGTCCAGCCGCAGCAGTCCAACGTCCCGGGAGGCGGGCGCGGTAAAAAGCGCCGGTTTGGCGGAACCGAGGCCCAGATCCGTTCGGCACTGAAGTTCTATAAGGTCCTCGCCTACCTGACCGGCAGCATGCTGCTCCTGCTTTGCGCAGAACTGATCGCCCGGTACGTCTTCGGCCAGTACCTCTTCGCGGGGGGCACCAACGCCGTCACCGGCGAGGCGTTCGGATTCGGCTTCGCCGACGCCGAACCGCCAGGCGTCGTGGGCGGCGTGAATCTGTCCATCACGGTTTTGATCGTGCACGGCTGGATGTACGTGGTGTACCTGATGTCCAACTTCCGCCTGTGGTCCCTGATGCGCTGGCCGTTCGCGAAGATGATTATTCTGGCTCTTGGCGGTGTGGTGCCCTTCCTGTCATTCTTCGTGGAGAAGAAGTTCCACGCCGAGGTGGAAGCCGAGCTGGCCGCAAACCCGCAGGCGCCGCAACGCTACTGA
- the guaA gene encoding glutamine-hydrolyzing GMP synthase, with translation MTTPTASQTSHKPVLVVDYGAQYAQLIARRVREANVYSEVVPHTYSTEQLLAKNPAAIILSGGPASVYAEGAPAVGADLFEAGVPVFGICYGFQAMANALGGKVAQTGLREYGATETTTVGEGRSILTGMPQHQSTWMSHGDSVHEAPEGFEVLATTAGADVAAFANEEKSLYGVQWHPEVKHSAYGQQVLENFLFKGAKLEPNWTTGNILEEQVDRIREQIGNARVICGLSGGVDSAVAAALVQRAVGDQLTCVFVDHGLLREGEAEQVERDFVAATGVKLYVANEQERFQSALAGVSDPETKRKIIGREFIRAFEEAEQAIIAEAAAHGEKIKFLVQGTLYPDVVESGGGEGAANIKSHHNVGGLPEDLQFELVEPLRALFKDEVRAVGAQLGLPQEIVGRQPFPGPGLGIRIVGEVTKERLDLLRKADAIARAELTAAGLDNEVWQMPVVLLADVRSVGVQGDGRTYGHPIVLRPVSSEDAMTADWSRLPYDLLARISNRITNEVDGVNRVVLDVTSKPPGTIEWE, from the coding sequence GTGACTACTCCCACTGCATCCCAGACGTCCCACAAGCCCGTGCTGGTTGTTGACTACGGCGCCCAGTACGCGCAGCTGATCGCCCGCCGCGTCCGGGAAGCGAACGTGTATTCGGAAGTGGTTCCGCATACCTACAGCACCGAGCAGCTGCTCGCCAAGAACCCCGCCGCCATCATCTTGTCGGGTGGCCCCGCCAGCGTCTACGCCGAAGGCGCCCCGGCTGTAGGCGCGGACCTGTTCGAAGCCGGAGTGCCGGTTTTTGGCATCTGCTACGGCTTCCAGGCCATGGCCAATGCCCTCGGCGGCAAGGTGGCCCAAACCGGGCTTCGCGAATACGGGGCGACCGAGACCACCACCGTCGGCGAAGGCCGCTCCATCCTGACGGGCATGCCCCAGCACCAGAGCACGTGGATGAGTCACGGGGACTCCGTCCACGAGGCTCCCGAAGGCTTCGAGGTCCTTGCTACGACCGCCGGCGCCGACGTCGCCGCCTTCGCCAACGAGGAGAAGAGCCTCTACGGCGTGCAGTGGCACCCCGAGGTGAAGCACTCTGCGTACGGCCAGCAGGTCCTGGAGAACTTCCTGTTCAAGGGTGCCAAGCTGGAACCGAACTGGACCACCGGCAATATCCTCGAGGAACAGGTCGACAGGATCCGGGAACAGATCGGCAACGCCCGGGTGATTTGTGGCTTGTCCGGCGGTGTCGACTCCGCCGTCGCTGCCGCCCTGGTTCAGCGCGCCGTCGGCGACCAGCTGACCTGCGTATTCGTTGACCACGGACTGCTGCGGGAAGGTGAAGCCGAACAGGTTGAGCGCGACTTCGTGGCCGCCACGGGCGTCAAGCTTTACGTCGCCAACGAGCAGGAGCGCTTCCAGTCAGCACTGGCCGGCGTCAGCGACCCGGAGACCAAACGCAAAATCATTGGCCGCGAGTTCATTCGCGCCTTTGAGGAAGCCGAGCAGGCCATCATCGCGGAAGCGGCCGCGCACGGCGAGAAAATCAAATTCCTCGTACAAGGCACCCTCTACCCTGACGTCGTTGAATCCGGCGGTGGTGAAGGTGCCGCCAACATCAAGAGCCATCACAACGTGGGCGGTCTCCCCGAGGACCTGCAGTTCGAGCTCGTCGAACCGCTGCGTGCCCTGTTCAAGGATGAGGTCCGCGCCGTGGGCGCCCAGCTGGGCTTGCCGCAGGAGATCGTCGGACGCCAGCCGTTCCCCGGGCCGGGCCTCGGCATCCGGATTGTCGGCGAAGTCACCAAGGAACGCCTTGACCTGCTTCGGAAAGCAGACGCGATCGCGCGTGCGGAGCTGACCGCTGCCGGGCTCGACAATGAGGTCTGGCAGATGCCGGTGGTGCTGCTGGCAGACGTCCGCAGCGTCGGTGTCCAGGGCGATGGCCGCACCTACGGACACCCGATCGTGCTGCGGCCCGTCTCCTCCGAGGACGCCATGACGGCCGACTGGTCGCGGCTGCCCTACGATCTGCTGGCCAGGATCTCCAACCGCATCACCAACGAGGTGGACGGCGTGAACCGCGTTGTGCTGGACGTTACCAGCAAGCCGCCGGGAACCATTGAGTGGGAATAG
- a CDS encoding glycerol-3-phosphate dehydrogenase/oxidase, translated as MNSFPGGSPKTGGALGPAEREASLAVLRGTTEPGKELDILIVGGGIVGTGAALDAITRGLTVGIVEANDWAAGTSSRSSKLIHGGLRYLEMLDFALVKEALHERGLILSALAPHLARPVPFLYPLTKPFFERPYVGAGIALYDAMSISGGQQRGVPFHKHLSRRGTLRAAPSLKDDAFVGSIRYYDGQVDDAKYCANLIRTAAYYGAHAVNQMSVVDFLREGERVVGAKVVNHEDGSSFNIKAKQVINATGVWTDETQAMVTDRGQLKVRASKGIHLVVPRDRFQSTVGLILRTEKSVLFVIPWGRHWIIGTTDTDWHLDKAHPAASSKDIDYILEHVNKVLKRPLTREDVEGVYAGLRPLLAGENDSTAKLSREHVVAHPVPGLVVVAGGKWTTYRVMAKDAVDEATRSMDERVPPSCTESIPLLGASGFKAAWNKRNRMAEETGVHVARIEHLLNRYGSMAPEVLAIITENPELGEPLPGADDYLAAEAVYAATHEGARHVQDVLTRRTRISIEAWDRGVSAAPVVAKLMGDVLGWSDAQRESEIKHYLARVDAERLSQEQPDDESADAARLGVEDIVPLR; from the coding sequence ATGAACAGTTTTCCCGGCGGTTCACCCAAGACCGGAGGTGCCCTGGGGCCCGCAGAACGCGAAGCGTCACTGGCGGTACTCAGGGGCACCACGGAACCGGGCAAGGAACTCGACATCCTGATCGTCGGCGGGGGCATCGTGGGCACGGGGGCCGCCCTTGACGCCATCACCCGCGGCCTGACCGTCGGCATCGTTGAAGCCAATGACTGGGCCGCGGGCACCTCGTCCCGTTCCTCCAAACTGATCCACGGTGGTCTGCGCTACCTGGAAATGCTCGATTTCGCCCTGGTCAAAGAAGCGCTGCACGAACGCGGGTTGATCCTCTCAGCGCTCGCCCCGCACCTGGCCCGGCCGGTACCCTTCCTGTATCCACTGACCAAGCCCTTCTTCGAACGGCCCTACGTGGGTGCCGGCATTGCCCTGTACGACGCCATGTCCATCTCCGGCGGGCAGCAGCGGGGGGTGCCGTTCCACAAGCACCTGAGCCGCCGCGGGACGTTGCGGGCCGCGCCGAGCCTGAAGGACGACGCTTTTGTCGGTTCCATCCGGTACTACGACGGTCAGGTCGATGACGCGAAATACTGCGCCAACCTCATCCGCACCGCAGCCTACTACGGCGCCCACGCCGTCAACCAGATGTCCGTGGTCGACTTCCTCCGGGAAGGCGAGCGCGTCGTCGGCGCGAAGGTGGTCAACCATGAAGACGGCTCCTCCTTCAACATCAAAGCCAAGCAGGTCATCAACGCCACGGGTGTCTGGACGGATGAAACCCAGGCCATGGTGACCGACCGCGGCCAGCTTAAGGTCCGCGCCTCCAAGGGCATCCACCTCGTGGTGCCCCGCGACCGGTTCCAGTCGACCGTCGGGCTGATCCTGCGGACCGAGAAGTCCGTGCTGTTTGTCATACCCTGGGGCCGGCACTGGATCATCGGGACCACCGATACCGACTGGCATCTGGACAAGGCCCACCCGGCTGCATCCAGCAAGGACATCGACTACATTCTCGAACATGTGAACAAGGTTTTGAAGCGCCCGCTGACCCGCGAGGACGTCGAAGGCGTCTACGCCGGCCTCCGGCCGCTGCTGGCCGGCGAAAATGACTCCACGGCCAAGCTATCCCGCGAACACGTCGTGGCGCATCCGGTTCCCGGCCTCGTGGTGGTGGCCGGCGGCAAATGGACCACATACCGGGTCATGGCCAAGGACGCCGTCGACGAGGCAACGCGCAGCATGGACGAGCGCGTTCCCCCCAGCTGCACCGAATCCATTCCTCTGCTGGGTGCCAGCGGCTTCAAGGCCGCCTGGAACAAACGCAACCGGATGGCCGAGGAAACCGGCGTCCACGTGGCGCGGATCGAGCACCTGCTCAACCGGTACGGTTCCATGGCCCCGGAGGTACTGGCGATCATCACCGAGAACCCGGAACTGGGCGAGCCACTGCCGGGCGCGGACGACTACCTCGCAGCTGAGGCCGTTTACGCCGCAACCCACGAAGGTGCCCGCCACGTGCAGGACGTGCTGACCCGCCGGACCCGGATCTCGATCGAGGCGTGGGACCGCGGTGTGTCCGCCGCGCCGGTAGTCGCTAAACTGATGGGAGATGTCCTCGGCTGGAGCGATGCGCAGCGCGAAAGCGAGATCAAGCATTACCTGGCCCGGGTCGACGCCGAAAGGCTCAGCCAGGAGCAGCCGGACGACGAATCCGCCGACGCAGCAAGGCTGGGCGTTGAGGACATCGTTCCGTTGCGCTGA
- a CDS encoding PTS sugar transporter subunit IIA — MAEPLDRYDAELTTPEMVILEMDATDKLDAAAQLAERMHAAGRVSDLPGFLKHVNAREHQLATGLPGGIGLPHARSEFVSRTTIAVGITKYGKALDFGATDGPATVVLLIATPASSFSEHLEVLATLARSLSKESFRESLRRAYDPEVIAELINSSLVFFDH; from the coding sequence TTGGCGGAACCACTGGACCGGTATGACGCCGAGCTCACCACCCCTGAAATGGTGATCCTCGAAATGGACGCCACCGACAAGCTCGACGCGGCCGCCCAGTTGGCTGAGCGGATGCACGCGGCCGGACGCGTCTCCGACCTGCCCGGGTTCCTCAAACACGTCAATGCCCGCGAACACCAGCTGGCCACCGGCCTGCCGGGCGGGATCGGGCTGCCGCACGCGCGCAGCGAGTTCGTCTCCCGGACAACGATCGCTGTCGGCATCACCAAATACGGCAAGGCGCTCGACTTCGGCGCCACCGACGGGCCTGCGACGGTGGTGCTGCTGATTGCCACCCCGGCAAGCTCCTTCTCCGAACACCTGGAAGTACTGGCCACCCTTGCGCGGTCGTTGTCTAAGGAGTCGTTCCGCGAGTCCCTTCGGCGGGCCTACGACCCCGAAGTGATTGCGGAACTGATTAATTCCAGCCTGGTGTTCTTCGACCACTGA